DNA from Macadamia integrifolia cultivar HAES 741 chromosome 12, SCU_Mint_v3, whole genome shotgun sequence:
TcaataggatttgattggtttggGGCTGAAAATTGGAAGGGAGGATGGCGACAAACGTTACAAACATTACAAACCTAAATTTAACGGCGGTGTGCCCACCACCGATGAAGGCAACATCTAATGGGGCATTCCAACATGAAAATCCACTGGATTATGCTCTTCCTTTGGCAATTCTGCAGATTTGTTTGGTCATTGTTTTCACCAGACTCATTTCCTGGATTTTGAAGCCTCTTAGGCAACCCAGAGTCATTGCTGAGATCATTGTGAGTTATCTTTCTCAACTCAAAACTTGTATCCTTCTCATTATTAATcaatttgttgaattttttttcttttagaattaTAATGAGAATATAACAGTAATGGTGGATGGAACTTGTAACTTTGATCAGGGAGGGATACTGTTAGGACCATCTGCCTTCGGACGCAACAAGAAATTTCTTCACACTGTGTTCCCTCCTCGGAGCATGACAGTGTTAGACACCCTTGCCAACATTGGCCTCCTCTACTTCTTGTTTCTTGTGGGCCTAGAGCTTGACATGCGATCCATCCGTCACACTGGGAAGAAGGCCCTGGGCATTGCTGTGGCTGGAATAAGCATCCCATTTGTACTGGGCATTGGGACTTCAGTTGTACTTGAACAAACTATCTCCAAAGGCGTAGCCCATGCTCCATTCCTTGTTTTCATGGGGGTAGCCCTTTCAATCACTGCTTTTCCTGTCCTTGCCCGCATTCTTGCAGAACTGAAACTCCTAACAACAGATATAGGACGCATAGCTATGTCAGCTGCAGCTGTTAATGATGTAGCTGCCTGGATACTCCTTGCACTAGCCATCTCTTTAAGTGGCACCAACACCAGTTCACTTGTCTCTTTGTGGGTCTTCCTCTGTGGTGTTGCATTTGTCATCTTTGCTATTGTGGTATTACGACCGGCACTTGCATTAATGGCTCGACGATCCCCGGAGGGAGAACCGGTGAGGGAGATGTTCATTTGTGTCACCTTATCACTCGTGCTAGCAGCAGGTTTTGTTACCGACACCATCGGTATACATGCACTATTCGGAGCTTTTATTGTTGGTATTATAGTCCCAAAAGACGGACCATTTGCAGGGATATTGATAGAGAAGATTGAGGACTTGGTTTCAGGGATCTTACTTCCTCTTTACTTTGTGTCAAGTGGGCTCAAGACAAACGTAGCCACCATAAGAGGAGCACAATCTTGGGGCTTGCTCTGTCTTGTTATATTTACGGCATGTATTGGGAAGATTGGAGGGACACTCATTGTATCTCTAGCCTGCAAGGTGCGTTTTCGGGAGGCACTTGCTCTAGGGTTCCTCATGAACACAAAGGGGTTGGTGGAGCTTATTGTCCTCAACATTGGCAAAGATAGGAAGGTGAGTAAATCTTTATTTCCCAAGGCTCTATTGGTAGGAATTAGGATCATCTAGTTCTAGTATAACTTACTAAAAGTAGGaattaaaattatttcaaaatctCTGAATTCAGGGTGTTATACTATCAATTAAGAGCTATCAACTATCAGATTGGATGTGGTCCCACTTGGTGTAGCTATCAACTAATAGAAATCTTGGTGTGATACAGGTGTTGAACGACCAAACCTTTGCTATAATGGTCCTAATGGCACTCTTCACCACCTTCATCACCACCCCAATTGTGATGGCTGTGTACAAGCCTGCTAGGATGTCGGCAACACCATACAAGCATCGAACCATCAAGCGTCGAAAGCTTGACTCTGAACTCCGCATCTTAGCTGCCTTCCATAGCAGCCGAAACATTCCCACCATGATCAACCTCCTAGAGTCCTCTCGTGGCACAAATAAACGTCGTGGCGTCTTTGTCTATGCAATGCATCTCATGGAGTTGTCAGAGAGATCATCTGCCATATCTATGGTCCACAAGGCTCGCAAGAATGGGCTTCCTTTCTGGAACAACAATGGTAACGATAGCGACAAAATGGTCATTGCCTTTGAGGCTTATCAACAGCTTAGCAGTGTCACTATTCGTCCTATGACTGCCATATCTAATTTCAATACCATTCACGAAGATATCTGTAACAGTGCTGAGCAGAAACAAGTGTCCATCATCATCCTTCCCTTCCACAAGCATCAACGCGTAGATGGTGCCATGGAGTCCCTTGGCCAGAGCATCCACCATGTTAACCAACGTGTACTCCTCCATGCTCCCTGTTCAGTTGGAATCCTTGTTGACCGTGGCCTTGGTGGCACCTCCCAAGT
Protein-coding regions in this window:
- the LOC122057415 gene encoding cation/H(+) antiporter 19-like, with product MATNVTNITNLNLTAVCPPPMKATSNGAFQHENPLDYALPLAILQICLVIVFTRLISWILKPLRQPRVIAEIIGGILLGPSAFGRNKKFLHTVFPPRSMTVLDTLANIGLLYFLFLVGLELDMRSIRHTGKKALGIAVAGISIPFVLGIGTSVVLEQTISKGVAHAPFLVFMGVALSITAFPVLARILAELKLLTTDIGRIAMSAAAVNDVAAWILLALAISLSGTNTSSLVSLWVFLCGVAFVIFAIVVLRPALALMARRSPEGEPVREMFICVTLSLVLAAGFVTDTIGIHALFGAFIVGIIVPKDGPFAGILIEKIEDLVSGILLPLYFVSSGLKTNVATIRGAQSWGLLCLVIFTACIGKIGGTLIVSLACKVRFREALALGFLMNTKGLVELIVLNIGKDRKVLNDQTFAIMVLMALFTTFITTPIVMAVYKPARMSATPYKHRTIKRRKLDSELRILAAFHSSRNIPTMINLLESSRGTNKRRGVFVYAMHLMELSERSSAISMVHKARKNGLPFWNNNGNDSDKMVIAFEAYQQLSSVTIRPMTAISNFNTIHEDICNSAEQKQVSIIILPFHKHQRVDGAMESLGQSIHHVNQRVLLHAPCSVGILVDRGLGGTSQVSASEVSFKIVVPFFGGHDDREALAYALRMSEHPGIMLSVVRFMAHPGKSLKEVASTGVNTKIGLGTEDVNDRSLDEEFLTKSRETRESISFEEKVVEGKAEIVAALKAMNKCNLFVVGRMPPIASLVDRTDCSEMGPIGALLASSEFSTTASVLVIQQYNSKAIIHPMEDNETLDSNEMAESAV